A genomic region of Papaver somniferum cultivar HN1 chromosome 7, ASM357369v1, whole genome shotgun sequence contains the following coding sequences:
- the LOC113293297 gene encoding uncharacterized protein LOC113293297 isoform X2 produces the protein MPWRIFQVCRVLDHRVESCIQGEVVLVSESPSVNEDGAEVWIDVGHVGHSGHAYMSNHGVSKATIVALQLEEARYSIVGIDEEVPVAIHGESGVVLPPTVGLSYADMGMNSGELTLIADQMVLETTRRFEDKKMADERNKIKGKAKVVVDPVGEIISYTLKYEHSNGNLVICEGGNKVDLEEAIKRLNEAKGYQLKSRNLLDFSLNIVEPERKRRKYKRKVHVVDVIAKKSKVYQNPMLPDDPNDPNIILANPQMISILVQHHDDPFDMFNEYVNHFPTSPCLNQAAGISDEMILSAHNNNQVFLEK, from the exons ATGCCATGGAGGATTTTTCAGGTTTGCAGGGTGTTGGACCATAGAGTGGAATCTTGTATTCAGGGTGAAGTAGTTTTGGTGAGTGAATCTCCATCTGTCAATGAAGATGGTGCTGAAGTTTGGATAGATGTTGGTCATGTGGGTCATAGTGGACATGCATATATGAGTAATCATGGGGTAAGCAAAGCAACAATCGTTGCTCTTCAACTTGAGGAAGCAAGATATTCGATAGTAGGAATTGATGAGGAGGTTCCGGTGGCTATTCATGGGGAAAGTGGGGTTGTTTTACCTCCTACTGTGGGGTTATCTTATGCTGATATGGGGATGAATTCAGGGGAGTTAACACTCATTGCGGATCAAATGGtgttagaaacaacaagaagatttgaagataagaaAATGGCTGATGAGAGGAACAAAATTAAAGGGAAGGCTAAAGTTGTTGTTGATCCAGTGGGTGAGATTATCTCCTATACTTTGAAGTATGAGCATTCTAATGGAAATCTAGTAATTTGTGAAGGAGGTAATAAGGTGGATCTGGAGGAGGCGATAAAGCGCCTAAATGAAGCTAAAGGGTACCAATTAAAATCCCGAAATCTATTGGATTTCTCTCTgaacatagtggaacctgaaagaaagaggaggaagtaCAAAAGGAAGGTTCATGTGGTGGATGTGATTGCCAAAAAGTCTAAGGTGTATCAGAACCCTATGCTACCTG ATGATCCCAATGATCCCAATATAATTCTGGCTAATCCTCAAATGATTAGTATTCTTGTTCAACATCATGATGATCCTTTTGATATGTTCAATGAATACGTCAATCATTTTCCTACGAGTCCATGTCTGAACCAAGCTGCTGGAATCAGTGACGAGATGATACTCTCTGCTCATAACAACAACCAG gtgtttttggaaaaataa
- the LOC113293297 gene encoding uncharacterized protein LOC113293297 isoform X1 has protein sequence MPWRIFQVCRVLDHRVESCIQGEVVLVSESPSVNEDGAEVWIDVGHVGHSGHAYMSNHGVSKATIVALQLEEARYSIVGIDEEVPVAIHGESGVVLPPTVGLSYADMGMNSGELTLIADQMVLETTRRFEDKKMADERNKIKGKAKVVVDPVGEIISYTLKYEHSNGNLVICEGGNKVDLEEAIKRLNEAKGYQLKSRNLLDFSLNIVEPERKRRKYKRKVHVVDVIAKKSKVYQNPMLPEDDPNDPNIILANPQMISILVQHHDDPFDMFNEYVNHFPTSPCLNQAAGISDEMILSAHNNNQVFLEK, from the exons ATGCCATGGAGGATTTTTCAGGTTTGCAGGGTGTTGGACCATAGAGTGGAATCTTGTATTCAGGGTGAAGTAGTTTTGGTGAGTGAATCTCCATCTGTCAATGAAGATGGTGCTGAAGTTTGGATAGATGTTGGTCATGTGGGTCATAGTGGACATGCATATATGAGTAATCATGGGGTAAGCAAAGCAACAATCGTTGCTCTTCAACTTGAGGAAGCAAGATATTCGATAGTAGGAATTGATGAGGAGGTTCCGGTGGCTATTCATGGGGAAAGTGGGGTTGTTTTACCTCCTACTGTGGGGTTATCTTATGCTGATATGGGGATGAATTCAGGGGAGTTAACACTCATTGCGGATCAAATGGtgttagaaacaacaagaagatttgaagataagaaAATGGCTGATGAGAGGAACAAAATTAAAGGGAAGGCTAAAGTTGTTGTTGATCCAGTGGGTGAGATTATCTCCTATACTTTGAAGTATGAGCATTCTAATGGAAATCTAGTAATTTGTGAAGGAGGTAATAAGGTGGATCTGGAGGAGGCGATAAAGCGCCTAAATGAAGCTAAAGGGTACCAATTAAAATCCCGAAATCTATTGGATTTCTCTCTgaacatagtggaacctgaaagaaagaggaggaagtaCAAAAGGAAGGTTCATGTGGTGGATGTGATTGCCAAAAAGTCTAAGGTGTATCAGAACCCTATGCTACCTG AAGATGATCCCAATGATCCCAATATAATTCTGGCTAATCCTCAAATGATTAGTATTCTTGTTCAACATCATGATGATCCTTTTGATATGTTCAATGAATACGTCAATCATTTTCCTACGAGTCCATGTCTGAACCAAGCTGCTGGAATCAGTGACGAGATGATACTCTCTGCTCATAACAACAACCAG gtgtttttggaaaaataa